TCACGCCCCTGAGGGATTCATTCAGAAGCCATACCTCAGTGGAGCCCTGGAAGGAAAGGTGCGCGAGATCCTGAGGGGACAGACAGCGTCAAGAGGGTAAAAGGCTCATGGGCCCTGCAGAGAAGATCCTCGTTGTTGAGGATGAACCTGAGATAAGGAACCTCCTTTCGATCTTCTGCTCTTCGAAGGGATACTCTTGTGAAACGGCATCAGACGGTAACGAGGCCCTCGAAAAGGCAGCGAAGACCGCCTTTGACGCAGTTATTACCGACATTTCCATGCCGAACATGGACGGGTTGATCCTCACAAGGGAACTGCTCAGACGCTATCCAGGTATTTCGGTCATGGTAATGACCGGGTTCGCGAGACAGTACACAGAGGAAGATGCCCTGCAGGCAGGCGCTGCGGATTTTATAGAGAAACCTTTCAGTCTCGATGAATTTTCAGCCCGCTTTCAGAGGATGATGCGCGACCGCAGACCCTTTTCTGAGAGCGAACAGATCGAGGTTCTCAGGAACGAGGTCAGCCATCTTAAGAACATGGCCTTTCATGACACCCTTACGGGCCTCCCGAACCGAACATTGTTTCTTGATCTCCTGGCACAGTTTCTTGAGACGGCGAAACGATACTGCCACATGCTCGGCC
This genomic window from Thermodesulfovibrionales bacterium contains:
- a CDS encoding diguanylate cyclase; this encodes MGPAEKILVVEDEPEIRNLLSIFCSSKGYSCETASDGNEALEKAAKTAFDAVITDISMPNMDGLILTRELLRRYPGISVMVMTGFARQYTEEDALQAGAADFIEKPFSLDEFSARFQRMMRDRRPFSESEQIEVLRNEVSHLKNMAFHDTLTGLPNRTLFLDLLAQFLETAKRYCHMLGLLFLDLDRFKDVNDLHGHSAGDILLTEVSRRLKASVRRSDIVARFGGDEFTVTLVYIDEPREAAFIARRIIESLTAPFDLAGSQCSIGVSIGISIYPSDGDDADTLMKKADAAMYRVKKQGRSDYQFYGSGENDLLKVPRETS